A single genomic interval of Plodia interpunctella isolate USDA-ARS_2022_Savannah chromosome 16, ilPloInte3.2, whole genome shotgun sequence harbors:
- the chm gene encoding histone acetyltransferase KAT7: MTNLKVLNSSTDSSSGSSSDSSSSVSSSTSSGSGSTSSDSESSTSDTPATTAPAQPPKSPAKPAPEETKKKEEPKPRRPSKVKVSSSSEDETPKPASPKQQPPRRRCSAKPKSAVAVLAKGKSSARPATGGKTAKPAPKPAAKAKNDASSSKKKSIFSPDNSSESESESKSSKSPKGSPRPKRSSQKSSDEKDTSPVTAVDVEESVSKDGNKRRSGNRSSGPPPKKPVEGKSTTSCSSSQSSVESVSSDSNSEPTPKKEPAKTGKTKPPASSKKQEEASCRKLTRSLARGAAGDSDHRDKSKDNKKAMKARCVPRSPPEPEPTEPQERRCPVRGCDSSGHLGGKAARHFTWAACPVYHNVTRAQCAAAAEERAAAAGTRRRALAALQLRPRAMPTIDQRAYQLKVKDMRSKWKGSQELRDKLAASTEEVTEEREPLLDGFAPDYDLRLFREAQALAAVKVEDELGDLPSDKGTRYVVMGKYMMEVWYQSPYPGNAARVPRLFVCEFCLNHQQSASGHARHRAKCVWKHPPGDEVYRKDNLSVWQVDGRKHKQYCQQLCLLAKFFLDHKTLYYDVEPFLFYVMTCADEEGCHVVGYFSKEKNSFLNYNVSCILTLPPYQRQGYGRLLIDFSYLLTKVEGKVGSPETPLSDLGLISYRSYWKEALLRRLCSAPGSTLCIRDLSKDLAIASSDIVSTLQERGLMKYWKGKHIVLKKQEVLEEVSRRAGRARCVDASCLRWGAPAAPPPR; this comes from the exons ATGACCAActtaaaa GTACTGAACAGCAGCACTGACAGTAGCTCAGGATCTTCATCAGACTCTAGCAGTAGTGTGAGCTCTTCAACTAGTTCTGGATCCGGATCAACCAGCTCTGACTCCGAATCATCCACCTCCGATACCCCAGCGACCACTGCCCCAGCCCAACCACCTAAATCTCCAGCTAAACCTGCACCTGAGGAAACGAAGAAAAAGGAGGAACCTAAACCAAGGAGACCGTCTAAAGTCAAAGTATCATCATCAAGTGAAGATGAAACCCCTAAACCTGCTAGCCCCAAACAACAGCCACCACGACGACGGTGCTCTGCAAAACCTAAATCCGCTGTCGCTGTATTGGCTAAAGGCAAATCATCAGCAAGACCGGCAACTGGAGGAAAAACTGCGAAGCCAGCACCCAAACCTGCAGCAAAAGCAAAAAATGACGCTTCTAGctcaaaaaagaaaagtatattttcaccGGACAACAGCTCAGAATCAGAGTCTGAAAGCAAATCTTCCAAAAGTCCGAAAGGATCTCCAAGACCAAAGAGAAGCTCTCAGAAATCTAGTGATGAGAAAGATACATCCCCAGTTACCGCTGTAGATGTTGAAGAATCCGTCTCGAAAGATGGGAACAAACGGAGAAGTGGTAATAGATCCAGTGGACCGCCACCAAAGAAACCTGTCGAGGGGAAAAGCACAACGTCATGTTCTTCGAGTCAATCATCAGTCGAGTCCGTCTCCTCTGATAGCAACAGCGAACCGACGCCTAAGAAAGAACCGGCGAAGACTGGCAAAACTAAACCGCCCGCTTCTTCAAAG AAACAAGAGGAGGCGTCGTGCCGCAAGCTCACGCGGTCGCTGGCGCGCGGCGCCGCCGGAGACTCCGACCACCGCGACAAGAG CAAGGACAATAAAAAAGCAATGAAAGCCCGATGTGTGCCCCGCTCGCCTCCCGAACCAGAACCAACGGAACCACAGGAAAGGCGGTGTCCTGTGCGGGGATGCGATTCATCAGGACATTTAG GCGGCAAAGCGGCCCGGCACTTCACGTGGGCGGCGTGCCCGGTGTATCACAACGTGACGCGCGCGCAGTGCGCGGCCGCGGCGGAggagcgcgcggcggcggcgggcacGCGCCGGCGCGCGCTCGCGGCGCTGCAGCTGCGTCCGCGCGCGATGCCCACCATCGACCAGCGCGCCTACCAGCTCAAAGTTAAG GACATGCGCTCAAAATGGAAAGGCAGCCAGGAACTCCGCGACAAGCTCGCGGCTTCCACAGAAGAAGTTACAGAAGAGAGGGAACCATTGTTGGATGGTTTCGCCCCGGATTACGACTTACGATTGTTCCGCGAAGCCCAGGCCTTAGCTGCCGTAAAAGTTGAAGACGAATTGGGCGATCTGCCAAGTGATAAGGGAACCAG ATACGTAGTGATGGGTAAATACATGATGGAAGTGTGGTACCAGTCCCCGTACCCGGGAAATGCCGCGAGGGTGCCACGACTGTTCGTGTGCGAGTTCTGTCTCAACCACCAGCAGTCAGCTTCTGGGCACGCCAGGCATCGCGCCAAGTGTGTGTGGAAACACCCGCCAGGGGACGAG GTGTATAGAAAAGACAACCTGAGCGTGTGGCAAGTAGACGGCCGGAAGCACAAGCAGTACTGCCAGCAGCTGTGTCTTCTTGCGAAATTCTTCTTAGACCACAAGACTTTGTACTATGATGTAGAGCCATTCCTCTTTTACGTGATGACCTGCGCTGATGAAGAGGGGTGCCACGTCGTTGGGTACTTCAGTAAG GAAAAGAACTCGTTCCTGAATTACAACGTGTCCTGCATACTGACCCTGCCGCCATACCAGAGACAGGGCTACGGGAGACTGCTCATAGACTTCA GTTACCTCCTCACGAAAGTGGAGGGCAAGGTCGGCTCCCCGGAAACTCCGCTCTCGGACTTGGGTCTCATATCCTACAG GTCGTATTGGAAGGAGGCATTGCTCCGGAGACTGTGTTCTGCTCCCGGCTCCACTCTCTGCATCAGGGACTTGAGCAAAGACCTCGCTATCGCGTCCTCAGACATCGTGTCCACGCTACAAGAACGGGGCTTGATGAAGTATTGGAAGGGCAAGCATATTGTGCTCAAGAAACAG GAGGTGTTGGAGGAGGTGTCGCGGCGCGCCGGACGCGCGCGATGCGTGGACGCGTCGTGCCTGCGCTGGGGCGCGCcggccgcgccgccgccgcgctgA